GGGTGGTGGCTTCCAGCAGGGTCAGGTAAAACCAGGGATTGTTGACATCGGCCGCTGCATAGTGGGTTTTGGGAAACAGGGGGCTCACCCAGGTGACAAAAGCCACCACCAGCCCCACCCCCAGCAAATCTGCGCCGATCCTGCCCCAGTGCCATTCGGTCTGGGGGGCCAGCAAATACACCAGCAGCAAACTGAAAGGCAGGATCACCAGGGCAGGCCATCCCAGCCACAAAGCCGCCACAATGGCCAGACCGCTGATCAAACGGATGCTGCTGTGCCCCTCAAAGTGCACACGCAGCACATGAAACATCACATGCCCGATGATGATCAGCAGAACAGCATTCGGTTCGATGTTCCATTTCTGAACCCAGCCCAGCAGTTCGAAACTCTGTACGCTTGAAGGATCTGCACCGTTCATGGTCTAGCGGACCTTTTCTGGAGAACCTGAAGAATTTGCTTCTGCAGGTTTTGTTTGACCTGCACAATCTTCAGTTTACAATTCACTGAGTTGGATGATGCCACGTTTCATGCTGCGGATCACGGCCTCGGTGCGGCTGGCCACCTCCAGTTTTTCAAAGAGGGCGCTGAGGTGCACTTCCACAGTTTTGGGAGAGATCTCCAGTTTCTTGGCAATCTCCTTGTTGGAAAAGCCCCGCGCAGCCAGCAGCAGCACTTCACGTTCCCGTTCAGTGAGGGCTTCGGTTTTCTGTTCGCTGCCCTGCCGGACCCGCTTCAGGATCATCTGGGTGAGTTGAGGCGCAATCACACTCTCGCCGCGTTTGGCTGCATAAATGGCATCAATGAGGTCCTGTCCAGGAGCATCTTTCAGCAGGTACCCTGCAGCGCCTGCTTCCAGCAGGGCCATCACAAAAGCCTCGTCGTCGTGGGCACTGAGGCCCAGCACAGCAATGCGGGGATACAGCTTCTTGATCTGGCGGGTGGCTTCAATGCCGCCCATGTTGGGCATGTTGACATCCATGATGGCAATGTCAGGGGTGAGGGTGTCACAGAGGTCTATGGCCTGCTGTCCGTCGCGGGCCTCGCCCACCACCTGCAAGTTGGGATCCTGTTGCAAAAGAGCGTGTGTGCCTTCTCGAACCAGAGCGTGATCATCTACCAGCAAAATGGAAATCATGCTTCCAGTGTAAACAGCCCCGCACACAAGCACCATTCATTTTGGGCTGTCACCAGAAAAAACCTCTGGAGATTTCTGCTGTGCTGTACGCACAAGGGCCTGGGGCTGCTGGTGTAAAAATAAGGGTTTTCCCTGAGAAAATCGGCAAATCGGGGCTTGGTTAGACAGGTGTTTCTGAAACAGCTGCAATTGAAGTTCCAGAGGGCAGTTCTGCTGCAAGGTCTGGTAAGTGTTTTGGCAGATCTCTGGGCCAGAGGGCAGCAGAAACCTGCTCTGGCAGCAACCATCCCTCTGAAAGCTTTGAGGGTCGTCTAGTGGACCTTGCCAGGGGGCTTGCTTTTTGCAGAGCACCTTGCTATTCTTTTTCTCGCTTGAGGCAATTGCCAAAAGTGGTATTCGGCAGTAGCTCAGCGGTAGAGCGTCCGACTGTTAATCGGATGGTCGTAGGTTCGATCCCTACCTG
This portion of the Deinococcus roseus genome encodes:
- a CDS encoding response regulator — its product is MISILLVDDHALVREGTHALLQQDPNLQVVGEARDGQQAIDLCDTLTPDIAIMDVNMPNMGGIEATRQIKKLYPRIAVLGLSAHDDEAFVMALLEAGAAGYLLKDAPGQDLIDAIYAAKRGESVIAPQLTQMILKRVRQGSEQKTEALTEREREVLLLAARGFSNKEIAKKLEISPKTVEVHLSALFEKLEVASRTEAVIRSMKRGIIQLSEL